In Turicibacter sanguinis, a genomic segment contains:
- a CDS encoding PTS transporter subunit IIBC produces MKKPGFMSFDFWQKFGKALMVVVAVMPAAGIMISIAKLIAMSGGDINFIATIARVMEDIGWAIIGNLHILFAVAIGGSWAKERAGGAFSALIAFILINRITGAIFGISSDMLADPTMTVQSLFGAEMVVSDYFTSVLGAPALNMGVFVGIISGFLGASLFNKYYNFNKLPQALAFFNGKRFVPFVVILGSTITALILSIVWPFAQGALNSFGQWIATSQDTAPIIAPFIYGAGERLLLPFGLHHMLTIPMNYTELGGVYEVLTGPNAGSIVAGQESLWLAWVTDLNNLNAAGDSVAYNQLLESVTPARFKAGQVILSTASLMGAALAMYRNVDTDKKAAYRSMFLSAALATFLTGVSEPLEFMFMFISPVLYLIYAVLAGLAFALSDLINLRIHAFGFIEFLTRIPMMVNAGLTMDIINFILACLAFFGLNFGIFNFAIKKFNIATPGRLGNYNDDDETSQASVTTAAGSSQANEIINLLGGAENIVDVDACMTRLRVTVKDPDHVSEQAGWKASGALGLIIKDNGIQAIYGPKADVLKSEIQDILGL; encoded by the coding sequence ATGAAAAAACCAGGATTTATGTCATTTGATTTCTGGCAAAAATTTGGGAAAGCATTGATGGTTGTTGTGGCAGTTATGCCTGCAGCAGGAATCATGATTTCAATTGCAAAATTAATTGCAATGTCAGGTGGAGATATTAACTTTATCGCGACGATTGCACGAGTAATGGAAGATATCGGATGGGCGATTATCGGAAATCTTCACATCTTATTTGCCGTTGCAATCGGAGGATCTTGGGCAAAAGAACGTGCAGGAGGAGCTTTCTCGGCATTAATTGCGTTTATTTTAATTAATCGTATTACAGGAGCCATTTTTGGAATATCATCTGATATGTTAGCAGATCCAACAATGACGGTTCAATCATTATTTGGAGCTGAGATGGTTGTTTCAGATTATTTTACTTCTGTGCTTGGAGCACCAGCTCTAAACATGGGAGTGTTCGTAGGAATTATTTCAGGATTCTTAGGTGCTTCTTTATTTAATAAATATTATAACTTTAATAAATTACCACAGGCCTTAGCATTTTTTAATGGTAAGCGATTTGTTCCATTCGTTGTTATTTTAGGTTCAACGATTACAGCACTTATCTTATCGATTGTTTGGCCATTTGCTCAAGGAGCTTTAAATTCATTTGGACAATGGATTGCGACGTCTCAAGATACAGCCCCAATTATTGCCCCATTTATTTATGGAGCAGGAGAGCGCTTATTATTGCCATTTGGTTTACATCATATGTTAACGATTCCAATGAACTACACAGAATTAGGTGGAGTTTATGAAGTTTTAACAGGTCCAAATGCTGGATCAATTGTTGCGGGACAAGAATCATTATGGTTAGCATGGGTAACAGATTTAAATAATTTAAATGCAGCCGGAGATAGCGTTGCTTATAATCAATTATTAGAGTCGGTGACGCCAGCTCGCTTCAAAGCAGGACAAGTGATCTTATCAACAGCTTCATTAATGGGAGCTGCCCTAGCGATGTATCGTAATGTTGACACTGATAAAAAAGCAGCTTATCGCTCAATGTTCTTATCGGCAGCTTTAGCAACCTTCTTAACAGGAGTTTCAGAACCATTAGAATTTATGTTCATGTTTATCTCACCTGTGTTATACTTAATTTATGCGGTTTTAGCTGGATTAGCGTTTGCTTTATCTGATTTGATTAACTTACGTATTCATGCTTTCGGATTTATTGAGTTCTTAACGCGTATTCCAATGATGGTCAATGCAGGATTAACGATGGATATCATCAACTTTATCTTAGCTTGTTTAGCATTCTTTGGATTAAACTTTGGTATTTTCAATTTTGCCATTAAAAAATTCAACATTGCAACACCAGGACGTTTAGGAAACTATAATGATGATGATGAGACATCTCAGGCAAGTGTTACGACAGCGGCTGGTAGCTCACAAGCTAATGAAATTATTAACTTATTAGGTGGGGCTGAAAATATTGTAGATGTTGATGCTTGTATGACGCGTTTACGTGTAACTGTTAAAGATCCAGATCATGTTTCAGAACAAGCAGGATGGAAAGCCTCTGGAGCACTTGGGTTAATCATTAAAGATAATGGAATTCAGGCCATTTATGGACCGAAAGCTGACGTGTTAAAATCAGAAATTCAAGATATTTTAGGTCTATAG
- a CDS encoding carbohydrate kinase family protein translates to MKHNHEAYNLVFGISIYDIFGFTSSTYRSHDSNPGRVKVSFGGVCRNIAENMARVGGNTKFISILGNDEKGKSILEHAKSMNFDMSDSLVVEGASTPTYVAILDENGEMVSAIVDINIDHHMDAAFIDSKASVIEGAEYMFFGADNPECIEYIVKKYAGKTKFVLDPVSAAKAKNIKHLLPYFHTVKPNRHEAEVLCDCEIKTIEDVRRAGAYFMEVGVENVFISLDADGVYYCNQSEEGIIKPMDVKVVNVTGAGDAFIAGIGYAYLNHMPIAEAVQFAQTMSIVTISHEETIHPHLCHNYVKQQMNELTWDMIKF, encoded by the coding sequence ATGAAACACAATCACGAGGCGTACAATTTAGTCTTTGGTATTTCAATATATGATATTTTTGGTTTTACATCATCAACATATCGTTCACATGATTCAAACCCAGGACGTGTGAAAGTTTCTTTTGGTGGTGTTTGTCGTAACATTGCTGAGAATATGGCACGTGTAGGTGGAAATACAAAGTTCATTTCTATTTTAGGAAATGATGAAAAAGGGAAGAGTATTCTTGAACATGCAAAATCAATGAATTTTGATATGTCTGATTCATTAGTGGTAGAAGGAGCATCAACTCCAACTTATGTTGCTATTTTAGATGAAAATGGTGAGATGGTGTCAGCTATTGTGGATATCAATATTGATCACCATATGGATGCAGCATTTATTGACTCAAAGGCATCAGTTATTGAAGGCGCAGAATATATGTTTTTTGGAGCAGATAATCCTGAATGTATTGAGTATATTGTTAAAAAATATGCTGGAAAAACAAAGTTCGTTTTAGATCCTGTTTCAGCGGCCAAAGCAAAAAATATTAAACATTTACTACCTTATTTTCATACGGTAAAACCAAATCGTCACGAAGCAGAAGTGTTATGTGACTGTGAAATTAAAACGATAGAAGATGTTCGTCGTGCTGGCGCATATTTTATGGAAGTCGGAGTTGAAAATGTCTTTATCAGTTTAGATGCAGATGGTGTTTACTATTGTAATCAATCTGAAGAGGGGATTATCAAACCGATGGATGTAAAAGTGGTGAACGTAACAGGTGCTGGGGATGCTTTTATCGCGGGTATTGGTTATGCTTATTTAAATCATATGCCGATTGCAGAAGCTGTCCAATTTGCACAAACAATGTCGATTGTGACGATTTCTCATGAGGAAACAATTCATCCTCATTTATGCCATAATTATGTAAAACAACAGATGAATGAATTAACGTGGGACATGATTAAATTTTAA
- a CDS encoding NUDIX hydrolase, translated as MMNLEEKQVSTKTYYTNPFLKVTEDEVILPDQKEAKRVVVHHPGGVNLIALDEENRLLLVEQYRYPVGKTTLETPAGKIEPGEETIITARRELEEETGYTCDCLERVGRFATSPGFCNEYIENFFAKNIQKLDHKVAGDDDEFLNLYRVTKEEAIQYIESGFICDFKTIYAIQYLMMHHIW; from the coding sequence ATGATGAACTTAGAAGAAAAACAAGTTAGCACTAAAACTTATTATACAAACCCATTTCTAAAAGTGACTGAAGATGAGGTGATTTTACCAGATCAAAAAGAGGCTAAACGCGTCGTAGTCCATCATCCGGGTGGTGTGAATCTAATTGCGTTAGATGAGGAGAACCGTTTGTTATTAGTCGAACAATATCGCTATCCGGTTGGAAAAACAACACTTGAAACACCAGCGGGAAAAATTGAGCCAGGAGAAGAAACAATCATTACAGCAAGACGTGAACTTGAGGAAGAAACAGGCTATACCTGTGATTGTTTAGAACGTGTCGGACGTTTTGCAACATCACCCGGTTTTTGTAATGAATACATTGAAAATTTCTTTGCTAAAAATATTCAAAAATTAGATCATAAGGTCGCAGGGGATGACGATGAGTTTTTAAACTTATACCGTGTGACAAAAGAAGAAGCCATTCAGTATATTGAATCAGGATTTATTTGTGATTTTAAAACGATTTACGCGATTCAGTATTTAATGATGCATCATATTTGGTAA
- the xerD gene encoding site-specific tyrosine recombinase XerD translates to MNKNYQYYLNDFLAHLLIDRGLSLNTKISYERDLTEYLLYLQNQSVHQLDEIRREHVQQYLITLYERNLNTKSVARHLSAIRSFHQYLMIEKISNTNPCELIESPKLKRHLPEILSIDEVEHLLSSFNTKTVNDIRNKAMVELMYASGLRVSELLQLKLDDVHLSMMFVRCVGKGDKERIVPIGEVATELLQLYLDTARPKLLKKSNDWLFLNRFGEVMTRQGFWKILKKQAKEAGIEKEISPHKLRHSFATHLIENGVDLRLVQEMLGHSDISTTQIYTHISKEHLKDVYDLYHPRSQKDDVEI, encoded by the coding sequence ATGAATAAAAATTATCAGTATTATTTAAATGACTTTTTAGCACATCTATTAATCGATCGTGGGTTGAGTTTAAATACCAAGATTAGTTATGAACGCGACTTAACAGAATACCTTCTTTATTTACAAAATCAATCGGTTCATCAGTTGGACGAGATTAGGCGAGAACATGTGCAACAATATTTGATAACGTTATATGAACGGAACCTAAATACAAAATCAGTTGCAAGACATCTTTCTGCCATTCGTTCATTTCATCAATATTTAATGATTGAGAAAATTTCAAATACGAACCCATGTGAACTCATTGAATCACCCAAATTAAAACGTCACTTACCTGAAATCTTAAGCATTGACGAAGTAGAGCACCTGTTGAGTAGCTTTAATACGAAGACAGTGAATGATATTCGGAATAAGGCAATGGTTGAACTGATGTATGCTTCAGGACTTCGCGTCAGTGAATTACTTCAATTAAAGCTTGATGATGTTCACTTATCGATGATGTTTGTACGATGTGTTGGAAAGGGAGATAAAGAACGTATAGTTCCGATTGGTGAAGTAGCGACTGAATTACTTCAGCTTTATTTAGATACCGCGCGTCCAAAGCTTTTAAAAAAATCGAATGATTGGTTATTTTTGAATCGGTTTGGAGAAGTAATGACGCGACAAGGGTTTTGGAAAATCTTAAAAAAACAAGCGAAAGAAGCGGGAATTGAGAAGGAAATATCACCTCATAAATTACGTCATTCCTTTGCAACTCATTTAATTGAAAATGGAGTTGATTTGAGACTTGTCCAAGAAATGCTGGGTCATTCTGATATTTCAACGACTCAAATTTATACACACATAAGTAAAGAACATCTAAAAGATGTCTATGATTTATACCATCCGAGAAGTCAAAAAGACGATGTTGAAATTTAA
- a CDS encoding Dabb family protein translates to MMVKHIVMWKIQGINGLSKEEVAANMKSELEALNGQIEGLLSLEVGIDFLHSDSSYDVVLYSELESKEALDFYQSHPLHVQVATNTVKPAATSRIVVDYEI, encoded by the coding sequence ATGATGGTTAAACATATTGTGATGTGGAAAATTCAAGGTATTAATGGCCTTTCTAAAGAAGAAGTGGCGGCTAACATGAAATCAGAATTAGAAGCCTTAAATGGACAAATTGAAGGATTACTAAGTTTAGAAGTTGGAATTGACTTTTTACACTCGGATTCATCGTATGATGTGGTCTTATACTCTGAATTAGAGAGTAAAGAGGCATTAGATTTTTATCAATCACATCCTCTTCATGTACAGGTTGCTACAAACACTGTAAAACCAGCTGCTACTTCACGAATTGTTGTGGATTACGAAATTTAA
- a CDS encoding transcription repressor NadR — MESKDRRDEILEHLKQAGHPVKGSELAKMFAVSRQVIVQDIALIRAKGISVVATPSGYMIQTPITTGVLKTICCKHGQRIEELETELELIISFGGKVLDVVVEHPIYGEIRAVLNINCLMDIKQFINQVKSQASKPLSLLTEGIHYHTIEVTDESMYESIINALNQHHYLY, encoded by the coding sequence TTGGAATCCAAAGATAGACGAGATGAAATTTTAGAGCATTTAAAGCAAGCAGGTCATCCAGTTAAAGGAAGTGAATTGGCTAAAATGTTTGCTGTTAGTCGTCAAGTTATCGTTCAAGATATTGCTTTGATTCGTGCGAAGGGGATTTCAGTCGTGGCAACACCTTCTGGGTATATGATCCAAACTCCTATTACAACAGGTGTATTGAAGACTATCTGTTGTAAACATGGTCAACGTATCGAAGAATTAGAAACTGAGTTAGAATTAATTATTTCGTTTGGTGGAAAAGTATTAGATGTCGTCGTAGAACATCCCATTTATGGAGAAATTCGTGCTGTGTTAAACATAAATTGTTTAATGGACATTAAACAATTTATTAATCAGGTCAAATCTCAAGCCTCTAAGCCACTTTCTTTACTAACTGAGGGGATTCATTATCATACGATTGAAGTAACAGATGAATCCATGTATGAATCCATTATAAATGCCTTAAATCAACATCATTATTTATATTAA
- a CDS encoding endonuclease/exonuclease/phosphatase family protein, with translation MKLLTLNCHAWQEENQVEKIKYLAQVIKEKQYDVIALQEVSQLINPNDENKVKADNYAVVLLSELMKLGITDYQFIWDFSHIGFDVYEEGLAILTRYHIERAHSFVVTQANDVTNYRTRRIVAIDFISNNQPVSVYSCHLGWFHDTEEPFTGQVDELVSRLNKERLNIVVGDFNNDANLSGEGYDYLLSKGLLDTYHLALKKDEGTTVAGKIDGWEENKKGLRIDLVLSDKPVNVLSSHVIFNGSHKDIVSDHFGVEVELNI, from the coding sequence ATGAAATTACTAACTTTAAACTGTCATGCTTGGCAAGAAGAAAATCAAGTTGAAAAAATTAAATATTTAGCACAAGTCATCAAAGAGAAACAATATGATGTGATTGCTTTACAAGAAGTGAGTCAATTAATCAATCCAAACGATGAAAATAAAGTGAAGGCAGATAACTATGCTGTGGTTTTATTGAGTGAATTAATGAAACTCGGAATAACGGATTATCAATTTATCTGGGACTTTTCACACATTGGATTCGATGTATATGAAGAAGGATTAGCTATTTTAACACGTTATCACATTGAAAGAGCTCATTCATTCGTTGTCACACAAGCAAATGATGTGACAAATTATCGAACTCGTCGTATTGTTGCCATTGATTTTATATCTAATAATCAACCTGTGAGTGTATATTCTTGTCATTTAGGATGGTTCCATGATACAGAGGAACCATTTACTGGACAAGTCGATGAGTTAGTTTCTAGATTAAACAAAGAACGTTTAAATATTGTAGTCGGTGACTTTAATAATGATGCCAATTTATCTGGTGAAGGATATGATTATTTATTGAGTAAAGGCTTACTTGATACCTATCATCTTGCCTTAAAAAAAGATGAAGGAACAACAGTTGCAGGGAAAATTGATGGTTGGGAAGAGAATAAAAAAGGGTTACGTATAGACTTAGTCTTAAGTGATAAGCCTGTGAATGTTTTATCTTCTCATGTTATTTTTAACGGAAGTCATAAAGATATCGTATCGGATCATTTTGGTGTTGAAGTTGAATTAAATATTTAA
- a CDS encoding glycoside hydrolase family 13 protein — MNKVWWKEAVAYQIYPRSFMDSNGDGIGDLKGIIQKLDYLKDLGIDVLWISPFYKSPNDDCGYDISDYCNIMDEFGTMADFDLLLSEVHKRGMKLIADLVINHTSDEHPWFIESRSSLDNPKRDWYIWRDGKDGAEPNNWESIFSGSAWEYDDETKQYYMHLFSKKQPDLNWENEEVRQALYDMVNWWLDKGIDGFRVDAISHIKKEEGLSDLPNPTGLKYVSSFEKHMNVEGIHPLLEDLKKNTFDKYDIMTVGEANGVKIEDAELWVGEQEGKFNMVFQFEHLGLWKDNGESGKDIIGLKQILSKWQKGLYNKGWNALYIENHDLARIVSTLGDDELYWKESATSLAVMYFLMQGTPFIYQGQEIGMTNVHFKTVEEYQDVQSTGLYYSKLEQGMAHEDIMEIIWATARGNSRTPMQWDETVNGGFSSGTPWLAVNPNYKEINVAQQLADEESILNFYKKMIQLKKSHDVFTYGEYDLTLDNHPAIYAYTRTLDHEQVLILSNLTDQEVAFELEEMNLVFDQLMLSNYKVEEHEPMMKGTLKPYEARVYRIKDKQ, encoded by the coding sequence GTGAATAAAGTATGGTGGAAAGAGGCAGTAGCCTATCAAATCTATCCAAGAAGTTTTATGGATTCAAATGGAGATGGGATTGGAGATTTAAAAGGAATCATTCAAAAGCTAGATTACTTAAAAGATTTAGGAATTGATGTATTATGGATTTCTCCGTTTTATAAATCACCGAATGATGATTGTGGTTATGATATTAGTGACTACTGTAATATCATGGATGAATTTGGAACAATGGCCGACTTCGACTTATTATTAAGTGAAGTACATAAACGTGGGATGAAATTGATTGCTGATTTAGTGATTAATCATACGAGTGATGAGCATCCATGGTTTATAGAATCACGTTCTTCATTAGATAATCCAAAACGTGATTGGTATATTTGGCGTGATGGAAAAGACGGTGCTGAGCCAAATAACTGGGAAAGTATTTTTAGTGGGTCAGCATGGGAATACGATGATGAAACAAAACAGTATTATATGCACTTATTTTCAAAGAAACAGCCTGACTTAAACTGGGAAAATGAAGAAGTCCGCCAAGCTTTATATGATATGGTTAATTGGTGGTTAGATAAAGGGATTGATGGATTTAGAGTAGATGCCATTAGTCACATTAAAAAAGAAGAAGGATTAAGTGATCTTCCTAATCCAACAGGGTTAAAATATGTTTCTTCTTTTGAAAAGCATATGAATGTTGAAGGGATTCACCCATTACTTGAAGATTTAAAGAAAAATACATTTGATAAGTATGACATCATGACAGTCGGAGAGGCGAATGGTGTTAAAATTGAAGATGCTGAGCTTTGGGTTGGAGAGCAAGAAGGTAAATTTAATATGGTTTTCCAATTTGAACATTTAGGTTTATGGAAAGATAATGGAGAATCTGGAAAAGATATTATTGGCTTAAAACAAATTTTATCAAAGTGGCAAAAAGGTTTATATAATAAGGGGTGGAATGCTCTTTATATTGAAAATCACGATTTGGCACGTATTGTCTCAACGCTTGGTGATGATGAGTTGTATTGGAAAGAAAGTGCAACGTCACTAGCTGTTATGTATTTCTTAATGCAAGGGACACCGTTTATTTATCAAGGACAAGAAATTGGAATGACGAATGTTCATTTTAAAACGGTTGAGGAATACCAAGATGTTCAAAGTACAGGTCTCTATTATTCTAAATTAGAACAGGGAATGGCACATGAAGATATTATGGAAATTATTTGGGCAACGGCACGTGGAAATTCACGTACACCGATGCAATGGGATGAGACTGTAAATGGTGGATTCTCAAGTGGAACACCGTGGTTAGCTGTTAATCCAAATTACAAAGAGATTAACGTGGCTCAACAATTAGCAGATGAAGAGTCAATCTTAAATTTCTATAAAAAAATGATTCAACTTAAAAAATCACATGATGTGTTTACTTATGGGGAATATGATTTGACTCTAGACAATCACCCGGCAATTTATGCTTATACAAGAACGCTAGATCATGAGCAAGTTTTAATTTTATCAAATTTAACAGATCAAGAAGTGGCGTTTGAATTAGAAGAGATGAACTTAGTATTCGATCAGTTAATGTTATCAAATTACAAAGTTGAAGAACATGAACCGATGATGAAGGGGACATTAAAACCATATGAGGCACGTGTTTACCGTATTAAGGATAAACAGTAG
- the deoB gene encoding phosphopentomutase — protein sequence MKYNRVFLVIMDSVGAGELPDAKDYNDTGANTLKHIAQTAKGLNLPHLQSLGLGSITEIEGVAPTTPAKGYYTKCEELSVGKDTMTGHWEIMGLKVTEPFQTFTDTGFPKELIDELEEKTGRKVVGNKSASGTEILDELGEHHLKTGDLIVYTSADSVLQIAAHEDVISPEELWKICKQAREMTMKEEWKVGRIIARPFVGAKKGEFKRTPNRHDYALKPFGRTVLNELKDANKEVIAIGKINDIYVGEGITESILTKSNEDGMNQLLNVMKRDFNGLAFLNLVDFDAMYGHRRDPLGYAKCLEEFDVQLGDVLSQMKEDDLLIISADHGNDPIASGSDHTREYIPVLMYSPSMQAGGELPIGKTFANIGATVAENFEVELPAIGESYLASLN from the coding sequence ATGAAATATAATCGTGTATTTTTAGTTATAATGGATTCTGTTGGAGCAGGGGAATTACCTGATGCCAAAGACTATAATGATACAGGAGCTAATACGCTTAAACATATTGCACAAACAGCAAAAGGATTAAACTTACCTCATTTACAATCATTAGGACTTGGAAGTATTACGGAGATTGAGGGCGTGGCTCCGACAACTCCTGCCAAAGGATACTATACAAAATGTGAAGAATTATCAGTTGGAAAAGATACGATGACAGGTCATTGGGAAATAATGGGTCTTAAAGTGACAGAACCATTTCAAACGTTTACAGATACTGGATTTCCAAAAGAGTTAATTGATGAATTAGAAGAGAAAACAGGACGTAAAGTGGTTGGGAATAAATCGGCTTCTGGAACTGAAATTTTAGATGAATTAGGAGAACATCATCTAAAAACAGGCGATCTTATCGTTTATACATCAGCGGATTCTGTTTTACAAATTGCGGCTCATGAAGACGTGATTTCACCAGAAGAGTTATGGAAAATTTGTAAACAAGCACGTGAAATGACGATGAAAGAAGAATGGAAAGTTGGACGTATTATTGCTCGTCCATTTGTTGGAGCTAAAAAAGGTGAGTTTAAACGTACACCAAATCGTCATGATTATGCGTTAAAGCCGTTTGGACGTACTGTTTTAAATGAATTAAAAGATGCTAATAAAGAAGTCATTGCAATCGGAAAAATTAATGATATTTACGTCGGAGAAGGAATCACTGAATCCATTTTAACGAAGTCAAATGAAGATGGAATGAATCAATTATTAAACGTGATGAAACGTGATTTTAATGGATTAGCATTCTTGAATTTAGTTGATTTTGATGCCATGTATGGACATCGTCGTGATCCACTTGGATATGCGAAATGTTTAGAAGAATTCGATGTTCAACTAGGTGATGTATTATCACAAATGAAGGAAGATGATTTATTAATCATTTCAGCCGATCATGGGAATGACCCAATTGCAAGCGGAAGTGATCATACACGTGAATATATTCCGGTATTAATGTATTCTCCATCCATGCAAGCGGGTGGGGAGTTACCGATTGGAAAAACGTTTGCAAATATTGGAGCAACAGTTGCTGAAAACTTTGAAGTGGAGTTACCAGCAATCGGAGAAAGTTATTTAGCATCGTTAAACTAA
- a CDS encoding Fur family transcriptional regulator: MKQLSQYETLIVKSGSKLTKQRKQILKTIVTHSDEHFSAESLYDLVKHLDDTIGIATVYRTLELFEKLKIVRNVKIKNDGINYYDLMELGEETHLHHHLICTKCQKIIEMADELESYESFIKEKYGFDVIDHDLTFYGICKECQSSIQ, encoded by the coding sequence ATGAAGCAACTTTCGCAATATGAAACTTTGATTGTTAAATCAGGATCGAAATTAACAAAGCAACGTAAACAAATACTAAAGACGATTGTGACCCATTCTGATGAGCACTTCTCCGCTGAGTCACTTTATGATTTAGTTAAACACTTAGATGATACGATTGGGATTGCGACTGTGTATCGCACATTAGAATTATTCGAAAAATTAAAAATTGTTCGTAATGTTAAAATTAAAAATGATGGGATTAATTATTATGATTTAATGGAGCTAGGGGAAGAAACTCATTTACATCATCATTTAATTTGTACAAAATGTCAAAAAATTATTGAGATGGCAGATGAACTTGAAAGTTATGAGTCATTTATTAAAGAAAAATATGGATTTGATGTGATTGACCATGACTTAACTTTCTATGGGATTTGTAAAGAGTGCCAATCATCAATTCAATAA
- a CDS encoding polyphosphate polymerase domain-containing protein — MAITSFKRYEKKFMLTQEQFNHLMPKLKEYMNEDEHSQDGGTYHIYNIYYDNETHDVIRHSISKPYYKEKLRLRSYHVVHQQEETVFLELKKKIDGVVNKRRVVLSLAESQAFLEHGIRPMTKNYMGEQVLNEIEYYLKQNPVQPKVYIAYERFALFGKDDRSIRITFDFNIVSRRHDLSLQKDNYEEKLLKEGMYLMEVKISDAIPIWLTQILSELSIYNSSFSKYGNEYQKYIKEINNRKGSVQVCYNPSYRQQENPLPLLTP, encoded by the coding sequence ATGGCCATTACATCATTTAAACGATACGAAAAAAAGTTTATGTTAACTCAAGAGCAATTTAATCACTTGATGCCTAAATTAAAAGAATATATGAATGAAGATGAGCATAGTCAAGATGGTGGAACGTATCATATTTATAATATTTATTATGATAATGAAACACATGATGTGATCAGACATTCGATTTCAAAACCTTATTATAAAGAAAAATTAAGATTAAGAAGCTATCATGTGGTTCATCAACAAGAGGAAACTGTTTTTTTAGAATTAAAGAAAAAGATTGATGGTGTCGTAAATAAACGGCGAGTGGTTTTAAGTTTAGCTGAGAGTCAAGCTTTTTTAGAGCACGGAATCCGGCCTATGACGAAAAATTACATGGGAGAACAAGTATTAAACGAAATTGAATACTATCTCAAACAAAATCCTGTTCAACCAAAAGTTTATATTGCTTATGAACGATTTGCGTTATTTGGGAAGGATGATCGTTCCATCCGTATTACATTTGACTTTAATATTGTTTCAAGGCGTCATGATTTAAGTTTGCAAAAAGATAATTACGAAGAGAAACTACTAAAAGAGGGGATGTACTTGATGGAAGTTAAAATCTCAGATGCCATTCCGATTTGGTTGACACAAATTTTATCCGAATTATCAATTTATAACTCAAGTTTTTCAAAATATGGAAACGAATATCAAAAATATATAAAAGAAATAAATAATAGAAAAGGAAGTGTTCAAGTATGTTACAATCCATCTTATCGACAACAGGAGAATCCTTTACCCTTGTTAACGCCTTAA
- a CDS encoding stage II sporulation protein M: MVAHKKRRKKTFNYVLYVMYVLLLLVLIGDIIGSSLYVKLEQASQTSLMSYVGDNISSFDPNQWSFNQLFYKQFMYQGSMWVLGLSIIGIVVNLFLVFLKGVIAGFNVFFIFQTLSPLSALITSFLWLLQYLLILGVTILSGYFSIRFVILLLKIIFVKKNNALLQKHFLYYFYQLVIVMVLTLVTSGLTYFIQPVVYHQFEKAGQTDALEAKESADDFLSTHEGATSDVWLQIDVNFDSEVI; encoded by the coding sequence ATGGTCGCACACAAAAAACGTCGCAAAAAAACATTTAACTATGTCTTATATGTCATGTATGTCCTACTATTACTCGTCTTAATTGGAGATATCATTGGCTCTTCGCTTTACGTTAAGCTTGAACAAGCTTCACAAACATCTTTAATGTCTTATGTTGGAGACAATATTAGTTCATTCGATCCAAATCAATGGTCATTTAATCAATTGTTTTATAAACAATTTATGTATCAAGGAAGTATGTGGGTACTTGGGTTATCTATTATTGGAATTGTGGTCAATTTGTTTTTAGTCTTTTTAAAAGGCGTGATTGCTGGATTTAATGTGTTTTTTATCTTTCAAACCTTATCTCCACTTTCAGCACTAATCACAAGCTTTTTATGGCTATTGCAATATTTATTGATTTTAGGTGTCACCATTTTAAGTGGGTATTTTAGTATTCGTTTTGTCATCTTACTGTTAAAAATTATTTTTGTGAAAAAAAATAATGCGTTACTTCAAAAGCATTTTCTATATTATTTCTATCAATTAGTCATTGTCATGGTTTTAACCTTGGTAACCTCAGGTTTAACTTATTTCATTCAACCGGTTGTGTACCATCAGTTTGAAAAAGCAGGACAAACAGATGCTTTAGAGGCTAAAGAATCGGCAGATGACTTTTTATCGACTCATGAGGGAGCAACATCTGACGTTTGGTTGCAAATTGATGTAAATTTCGATTCAGAAGTGATATAA